From the Anopheles merus strain MAF chromosome 2L, AmerM5.1, whole genome shotgun sequence genome, the window TCATCCCGGGCGGGGTGGCCGACCGGCACGGGGGGCTGAAGCGGGGCGACCAGCTGCTCTCCGTCAACGGTGTGTCGGTGGAGGGCGAAAACCACGAGAAGGCCGTCGAACTGCTGAAGCAGGCGGTCGGCTCGGTGAAGCTGGTCGTGCGCTACACGCCCAAGGTGCTGGAGGAGATGGAGCTGCGCTTCGACAAGCAGCGTGCCGCCCGAAGGCGCCAGCAGTATTAAGGACGGGCGTGTTACTAATCTCTAGAGCAGCAAAAATCCCATCCCAACAGCAGCCATCCCAAAAAAACGTGGTGGCTgcctgtttgtgtgcgtgttcatgttatgtgtgtgagtgtgtggtgtgtCTGTTGTGTTCGGAACTGAATTCTCAAATATTCTCATCCACCCCAACCACCACCCCCCGTGTTCTGTTCATTGTAAGCGGACACGCGATGATTTAGTAGAAAATTGAGAGTCTTCGAAGGAAGTGTATTTTAGTTTGTGACGAAAAATGTGACCAATCCTGATACAGGCTCCACATCTTCCTGTATAGAGTAACACTCATCCGTATTACTGCTACTCATCCTTCATCTCGTGTGTGTAACATCCCGTCGATGTTGGAATAATGATGAAGTTGATCTTAGTCGCCCATGCGAACATCGATGGCGGTAGGGCGGGAAATGCGTGCTGGATGTTATCCTTCAAGTTCCCATCGACGGATGGTGCATGGTTAGAATATAGAAAACCGTGAAacaccgagagagagagattagaAACAGCTCACAACACTACCCTCCTTTTACTagacagcaacagcaccacgtTCGCTTTTGTGTTAGAATGTTAACGACTTTCTGTTCTCATGTACGGTTTAGCgatgaaatgttttcttttttaaatatgtaatTAAACGGTAAGAATGTAATAAAATGTAGCCTCAGTTTACCTGAAATATCGTCCTGCTTGCGGCATTTCGCCTTTCTGCGCCGCTGCTAGCTCTCGTACTTCTCCACCAGATGCCGGGTGCCGTACTCTTCGTACTCGTTTCGGCTCATGCACGATTTCATGAAGCTGAGCGACTGGGAATACTTCTTACCACCATGCCAGGCATACGTGATTGGACTGGAAGCAAGAGAAAGACAACGATAGCCACTATTTAAAGCAAGGAACAAAGAAATTGGCTGGGCAGACTCACTTTTCCGGAACCGTCACATTAACGTCGTACTCATCCGGTGCCAGCGCTCGGACGTCCCGTTCCACGCGCGACTGCATGCCGGGAAACAGGGCACATCCACCGCACACGACAATGTTCGCGAACAGATGCGGCCGTGTCTCCTCCGGGCACAGATTAATCGCATCCACGATCGCTTCCGGTACGCCCATCTGCTGTATCCCGACGTCCGACGGGTGGAACAGTATCTCCGGTATAACGAACCGCTCGTTACCGAGCCGCACCGTCTGTAGCTCCTCTCCACCATCGCCCGCCCCACCCGATTCGTTCGGTTTGCGTAAAAATCCGCGCCGTATCTGCGTGTAGTCCGGCAGCACGTACTCCCGCAGGATCGTATTGTCCGGGATGCGTTTGCGCGCTATCCGCATGTCCTCGTTGAAGTTCTGCGACACGAAGCAGCTGTCCTCCTTCACCTGATTGATCACGTACGATTCGTCCATCACGTTCAGCTGCCGATAGGAGATGATTTCCTTCAGATGGTTCGTCAGCACCTTCCCACCGACGTCGATGCGCCGGATCGCTTCCCGCACCTTGCAGCCCTTCACGAACGGCACCACGTGCGTGAAGCTGAAGCCCATCTCCACCACCACGCAGGCGAGTGGCCGTTTGCCCTCCGGCTGCTCCGTTTGCTCGCTGTGGGTGTAGTTGAACGCCGCCAAATCGATGGCCGTCGATTTGCACACCGCATCGCAGTCGTACTCTTCGTACAGGATCTCCAGCATCGCTTCCTGGATCGAGCCGAAGTTGAACAGCGGCTCGGTGATGAGGAGCGGCGTGTCGGCAAACTGCACCGGACAGCAGTCCGGGCTGAAAAGGTAGTCCCAGACCGTTTTCTGTACATCCCAGTTCACCAGGTAGCCGCGCTGAAAGCAGAGGATGTAAAACAGGCCCGACGCGTCGCGGCACTCTTCGATCTGGTTGCCGATGAACGGTCGCCTCCGTTCGGATTTGGCTTTTGTGATGCAGTTCAGGATGGTTCTGGAAATGGAAAGCGAGATTGGCAATGTAAATTGAAAGGACGCAACTATAGacttgctgtgtgtgtgacttACTTCGGTTCGGAGTCATCGGATAAACCAAGCTTGGCGTAGAATGCGCCATTATCCAGCACGAACGCGTTATTGTCGCCCATGATGAGGGAAAGGGTTTTGGGAAGCTTTTTGCTTCCGTTTTCGATTCACTTTTAGTTCTTCAAGCCAGGACGACCGGCatcggtttgttgttgttgagttaCAGTGACAAACAAAATGGACGAAGCTGTATGGAGTGTAGGAACGGCGATTATTGTACTTTATTtaccttttgaaatgaaagaaagatTTTAAAACAACTAGAGAattattgaaatgaaaaagcaAAAGTATTAGCAgttaaaatattaacaaattAATATAATActtcattaatttatgcaCATCTTCACGCTTGGTTGCCACACAGACTGGCAGCACTGCCGCGATAAGCAGCTGTCAACACAACTGACAACCACATCACACCTGTTCTGTCACATTGGCCCCGTGCAGCAATCGCCGTGAGAAAAAGCACGAAATCACATCGTATCGCACCGGGAGGAGGGATCTCGTCCAATTTCAACCCCATTTTCATCACACAAAACGGCCGCAGAAAATGGTGCGTTCTGCGGTGCTGGGTTTGGCGCTGGGGCTcctgctggcggtggtggtgcagcCCGGCACGGCCAACGAAGTGTTCGGCTGTGGGGGTTTTGTGAAAAATGTTAACTCCGAACTGGATCTCAGCAAGGTGGAGGTCGGCCTGTAAGTCTTCCCTTTCAGTTAATTGAATTAACTAACTCTCCCCAACAGTGCCAACGTCcgcaaattaaattttcattctggTACTTCCTTGCTAGATTCACCCCACAGGGCAGCTTAAAGATCAAAACGGAATGTTCACCGTCGAACGGGTACTACTTCATCCCGGTGTATGATAAGGGCAGCTATGTGCTGAAGGTGATACCACCACCCGGTTGGAGCTTCGAACCGGAACAGGTGGAAATCAAGTTCGACGGCCAGACGGACGTGTGCAGCCAGGGCAAGGATGTGAACTTCCTGTTCAAGGGGTTCGGCATTACCGGGCGCGTCGAGTTCCAGGGTGCAGCGGAGGCTGGGGCGCGCAACGTGCGGGTCGAGCTGGTGGCAGAGGACGGGAGCCGTATCGGTCAAACGATCACGAACGGAAACGGTGTGTTTTCGTTCACACCGATCAAACCGGGCCGATATGTGGTGAAGGTCCAGCACCAGCGGTGGCACTTTGAGCGCCCGGAGTACAAGGTAACGGTGGCCTCGGGCAACACCGAGATCCCGGCCGGATCGCTCGTCGTGGCGGGCTTCGATGTGGAGGGTAGCGTGTTCAGCGATGGTCAACCGTTCGCTGCCGTCGGATTCCTGCTGTACAGCAGCCAAGGCGTAAGCAATAATTTGCGCAACACGTCCCAACCTATTACTAACGCTTTACCCTTTACCCATTTTCCGTACAGCAAAAATCGACTGCCAAATGCTCTTCCGAAACCGTGCCATCCGTACCGAACGCCGCCAACAAAGCGTACGAGACGAACCCGCTCTGCTTTGCCACACCGAACAAAAACACCGGCCAGTATCTGTTTGCGGGCGTGCCCGCGGCAAGTATCTCGTCCGGCCGCACTTTAGCGACAGCAAGATCAAGTTCCACATTCGCCCCGAAGCCGTCGAGCTGGTGGTCGGCAACGATGGTGTGCGGGTGAAGGAAAACTTCGAAGTGACCGGGTTCAGCGTGTCGGGTCGCGTGCTGCGCTCCCCCAACGGTGCCAGCGTAGCGAATGCGCGGGTCAAGCTAAATGGGCGCGAAATTGCCACCACCGGGCAGGATGGTGCGTACACGCTGGAAAACATCCAGCCCGGCACGTATACGATTCAGGTGCAGGCGGACGATCTGCAGTTTAAGGACCACATCGTGAAGGTGTCGCTCGCCAACCCGTCGCTGCCGGATGTGCTCGTGTCCGGGTTTAAGGTGTGCGGGCAGGTCGTGTCGAAGAAGGCGCACCGCGTCGCGATCACCAAGAAAGCGTCCACCATGATGGTGGAGGTGACGAGCAGGGAAGGTAGCGGGGAGTGGTGCACGTACCTCGAGAATGGCGCGTACACGGTGCAGGTGCTGACGAGCGATGCGGAGCACGCGAGCGGCATTCAATTTTTCCCCGTCACGCAAACGATCGAGGTCAACTATTCGCCGGTAGAGGGGATCGTGTTTTCGCAGCTGCGTGCCACCGTTACGGGTGAGGTGCGCTGCTTGGGAAGGCGGGAATCGTGCGGTGAGCTTGCGGTGACGCTGCAAGCACTCGATGGTAGTGGAAATGCCGTTGGACAGGCTGTAAATGCGGCCGTATCGGATGCCGGGAGCTACAGCTTCCAGAATGTGCTTCCGGGCAGCTACGAAGTGAGCGTCCCGAGCTCGAAGCTCTGCTGGCAATCGAACACGGTGAAGATTAACATCAAGACGGCCAAGGAGTCGGTGCCGGCCTTCGTGCAGACGGGCTACATCGTGTCGATCCTGTCGAGCCACGGTGCAACCATGGCTTACCGGTATAAGGACACCGCCGCACGGGAGGAAGCGGCGGCCGCCCCGAGCAAGGAGGAAGAGATCGTACTGACCGCCGGCATGAACATGTTCTGCGTGAAGCGTGCCGGTACGTACGAGATGCGCTTGAGCGGATGCCATCGGTTTGAGGAGGCGACGGCGACTGAATTCAGTACCGCCAGCACCGTTCCCATCTCGGTCAATGCCAAGAGCCACCGGAATGTGGTGAAGCTGGTAGCGGAGGCGAAGGAACAGTACCGTGTCCGGGTGGTACGTGATGGCGATTCGACCGGGGAGCTTGTCGAGCTCGAACTGACCGATGGACGGGCTGATGGAGGGTACGTGTATCGGAAGGAGTTTTTCCTCGAGCACGGTGAGCGCGTCACGCTTGTCCCGCAGAGCGAAATCATGCTGTTCAACCCAACGCAGCTGGTAGTGACGGGTGGAAGCGACTGTGCGGACGTTTCAACGAAGCTGAGAGCGACCAAAGGACTGCTGATCAACGGACGCACTGATCCCCCGGTGAAGGATGCGACCATTACGCTGCTCTTCCCGAAGAATGCCGATCTCGCATCGCAGGTAGCGCTCACCGACGAGCGTGGCGAGTTCCGGTTCGGTCCAATCGATCCATCCCTCGCGGTGGAACTGTCCGCCGAGAAGGAATCGTACGTGTTTTCCGCCTTCGATCGCACCACCAGCTCGTTCAGCGGTCACAAGCTGTGCGAAATCATCGTCACGGTAAAAGATGACGCAGGTAACCGGTTGGCGGGCGTGCTGCTCTCCCTGTCCGGCGCGGAAAGCTACCGCAAAAACATGGTCACCGGTGAGGACGGTACGATCAAGTTCCACTCGCTGTCGCCCAGCGAGTACTATCTGCGCGCGATGATGAAGGAGTACGAGTTCCGGCCCAACTCGCGTCTAATCACGGTGCAGGAGGGTGCGACCGTGCAGGAGGAGCTGGTCGGCCAGCGGACACAGTTTTCCATCTACGGTTCGCTCACCTCGCTCAACGGTGAACCGTTCCCGAATGTGGCGGTCGAGGCGGTGTCGGATGAGTCGTGCGGTAGCGTGCTCGAGGAAGCGACGAGTGAGTTTAACGGTCAGTATCGTATCCGCGGTCTAACGCCCGGCTGCCAGTATCGGGTGCGCGTGCGCACTGGCACCGGACCGACGGCGGCCGTGGATCGATCCATTCCGCGCGAGCGGCTCGTAACGGTCGGGAAGGCGGACACGCGTGACGTGAATCTGATCGCGATCAGTCCGCTCGCGTTCGTCGATGTGACGGTGCGCGTGGTTGCGTCGCAGAACGAACACTACAAGACGCTCAAGATTGCCCTGTACCGGAAGGGAAGTGATTCGCCCGTGCACACGCAGCGCATCGAGCCACCGCTCAACCCGAAGTCCAAGATTAACCCAGGCATTATGGTGTTCTTCCCGCGCATACCGTTCGACGGCAAGAGCTACCACATCGAGCTGACGAGCACGCTGTCGGAGAAGAGCTACCGCTACAGCCTGTCGGCGGTGTCGTTCGTGGCGAACGCGAGCAGCTTCTACGCGGAGCTGCCGTTCGAGCCGGAGCTGCGTACGGCCGAGGGCGATCTCAACCAGAGCTCCCTGTCCGCGATCGTGCTGATCGCGCTGATCGGGTTCGTGTTCTTCAAGCAGGAGCTGGCGTTCGAGCTGCTCGGCATGGCCTGGGCGAAGGTGGGCACACTGGCCGGTGGTGCGATGAGCAACCGGCGCCCTACCGGCAAGGAGCAGAAGAACGATGGCGGACACATCGATACGCGCGACATTGACGTCCTTGCGTCGACCATCGAtggaatgaagaagaagaaaaccaaaaaagtgTCCTAGAAAAGGCCTGCGTCATCGGTAGAGAGGCAATCATCGTGTAGCACGGAAAGAGGGGTGTGTTGTAGTCAGACATGAATCATTTCGAAGAAAAATAAAGGGACGacatggtgtggtgtgtggtagtaatgaaaaaaaactgtgttttatttattttattttcctttttattttgccTTCCTTTtaattgtaataaataaataaataccgAAAACTAATAAATACGCGCTAAAAATACATTCTCTTCTTAATTACAGCTAAATCACGCTTCACGAAACggccaagcgacgaaccctcgAGTTAGTTTCTTCGGAAGCGATTCGGATGTTTCGGGAGCAGAATCAATTTGCTTCTGCCAGGGCTAACGGTGGTAGTTTCCTCCGTCGAAGCGGTCGAATCAATTTCATTCTCTTGCATATCATCAACCGTATCAGACGACGACCAATGCTGCTGAGGGCCTACAGGGCGAACCGGTCGACGGGCAAACTTTTTCCTCTTCGGCACCTTGCAGTCCTCGTAGATGCGACCACAGTCACTGTAGCTGACCGCCTTCTCATCACCAGCGTCACGATAGTTGTGGAACACATCACGGCTGTTAATGGTAAGGAATGCAAGTAATGAATTAAaagttttgtttagttttgagCTCGCCCTTCTCAACCTACCCAATGGCACGTGTGACGAAGAGGAGCAGCGGGTTCCGCCGCGCTTGGAAATCAAACTCGCACACGAATCGCTTCCGACAGACACGACGATTCACGCCCAGAAAGCGGAAGGTCATATCGGTTAGCGTGTCCGTCCAGTACATCCTGTACAAGAGAAGGAAGAGAGCTTATTCGGTATAACAAACagtatttttcgttgtttcaCCCAAACAAACTTACTCATTCTCTTCCAGCTCATCCTCATTCGCATCACTTCCGGCCGTTTGCTGTCTACCCGCCTCAGCAGCACGCTTGCGCCTCGTTCCACTGTACTTCGAGTAGGACGAGTAGGACGAAGTGTCGGACGACGGTGGCAGATAAGCGTTCGAAGGTGGCCCGTACGAGGCAGCCGGTGTGCCGTAACTGCTCGACGAATGATCGAAGCTGGTGAACGTCGGCTCCGGTCCCGGGTAGCTGGAGATGATCTCGTGCCCCGAATGGTAGCTGGTGTACGGGCTCGACTCCAGGAACGGTGGCGGTGTCTCGCTAATGTACGATGAACCGAAAAAGCCACCGGGAAATATTTTGTGCCCAAAGAAGTAAATTCCAGCTAAAAAAAGACCCACCAGGACGATCTTTGCCTTCACCAGCACCACGGTCGAGAGGGTGGAAAGGATCGGGCCAACTGGTGCGCGACAGGGAAATAGAGGAATGGTGGTAAGTATTTTGGAACTTCTTCACACACTTTAAAAGCTAAAATTAGCCAAACTTACGAGATTTGAACAAAAACTTATAGAACCGCTTTCTTCGCCGACCCTCATCAACTGATCGCGTGCTTGATTCGGCAAGATCTTGCCctgccaccagcaccagcatggCTGCCATTAGCAGCAGCTGCTTGAGTAAAGCCATGATCACCGGTTCACTACTTCACGCAAACGCAATGTTCCACCCAACAATAATAGCACACGAAACGACAAAGACA encodes:
- the LOC121592051 gene encoding LOW QUALITY PROTEIN: nodal modulator 1 (The sequence of the model RefSeq protein was modified relative to this genomic sequence to represent the inferred CDS: inserted 1 base in 1 codon); translated protein: MVRSAVLGLALGLLLAVVVQPGTANEVFGCGGFVKNVNSELDLSKVEVGLFTPQGSLKIKTECSPSNGYYFIPVYDKGSYVLKVIPPPGWSFEPEQVEIKFDGQTDVCSQGKDVNFLFKGFGITGRVEFQGAAEAGARNVRVELVAEDGSRIGQTITNGNGVFSFTPIKPGRYVVKVQHQRWHFERPEYKVTVASGNTEIPAGSLVVAGFDVEGSVFSDGQPFAAVGFLLYSSQGQKSTAKCSSETVPSVPNAANKAYETNPLCFATPNKNTGQYLFAGVXRGKYLVRPHFSDSKIKFHIRPEAVELVVGNDGVRVKENFEVTGFSVSGRVLRSPNGASVANARVKLNGREIATTGQDGAYTLENIQPGTYTIQVQADDLQFKDHIVKVSLANPSLPDVLVSGFKVCGQVVSKKAHRVAITKKASTMMVEVTSREGSGEWCTYLENGAYTVQVLTSDAEHASGIQFFPVTQTIEVNYSPVEGIVFSQLRATVTGEVRCLGRRESCGELAVTLQALDGSGNAVGQAVNAAVSDAGSYSFQNVLPGSYEVSVPSSKLCWQSNTVKINIKTAKESVPAFVQTGYIVSILSSHGATMAYRYKDTAAREEAAAAPSKEEEIVLTAGMNMFCVKRAGTYEMRLSGCHRFEEATATEFSTASTVPISVNAKSHRNVVKLVAEAKEQYRVRVVRDGDSTGELVELELTDGRADGGYVYRKEFFLEHGERVTLVPQSEIMLFNPTQLVVTGGSDCADVSTKLRATKGLLINGRTDPPVKDATITLLFPKNADLASQVALTDERGEFRFGPIDPSLAVELSAEKESYVFSAFDRTTSSFSGHKLCEIIVTVKDDAGNRLAGVLLSLSGAESYRKNMVTGEDGTIKFHSLSPSEYYLRAMMKEYEFRPNSRLITVQEGATVQEELVGQRTQFSIYGSLTSLNGEPFPNVAVEAVSDESCGSVLEEATSEFNGQYRIRGLTPGCQYRVRVRTGTGPTAAVDRSIPRERLVTVGKADTRDVNLIAISPLAFVDVTVRVVASQNEHYKTLKIALYRKGSDSPVHTQRIEPPLNPKSKINPGIMVFFPRIPFDGKSYHIELTSTLSEKSYRYSLSAVSFVANASSFYAELPFEPELRTAEGDLNQSSLSAIVLIALIGFVFFKQELAFELLGMAWAKVGTLAGGAMSNRRPTGKEQKNDGGHIDTRDIDVLASTIDGMKKKKTKKVS
- the LOC121593402 gene encoding uncharacterized protein LOC121593402, giving the protein MALLKQLLLMAAMLVLVAGQDLAESSTRSVDEGRRRKRFYKFLFKSLGPILSTLSTVVLVKAKIVLVGLFLAGIYFFGHKIFPGGFFGSSYISETPPPFLESSPYTSYHSGHEIISSYPGPEPTFTSFDHSSSSYGTPAASYGPPSNAYLPPSSDTSSYSSYSKYSGTRRKRAAEAGRQQTAGSDANEDELEENEMYWTDTLTDMTFRFLGVNRRVCRKRFVCEFDFQARRNPLLLFVTRAIGRDVFHNYRDAGDEKAVSYSDCGRIYEDCKVPKRKKFARRPVRPVGPQQHWSSSDTVDDMQENEIDSTASTEETTTVSPGRSKLILLPKHPNRFRRN
- the LOC121592052 gene encoding actin-related protein 6-like, with the protein product MGDNNAFVLDNGAFYAKLGLSDDSEPKTILNCITKAKSERRRPFIGNQIEECRDASGLFYILCFQRGYLVNWDVQKTVWDYLFSPDCCPVQFADTPLLITEPLFNFGSIQEAMLEILYEEYDCDAVCKSTAIDLAAFNYTHSEQTEQPEGKRPLACVVVEMGFSFTHVVPFVKGCKVREAIRRIDVGGKVLTNHLKEIISYRQLNVMDESYVINQVKEDSCFVSQNFNEDMRIARKRIPDNTILREYVLPDYTQIRRGFLRKPNESGGAGDGGEELQTVRLGNERFVIPEILFHPSDVGIQQMGVPEAIVDAINLCPEETRPHLFANIVVCGGCALFPGMQSRVERDVRALAPDEYDVNVTVPENPITYAWHGGKKYSQSLSFMKSCMSRNEYEEYGTRHLVEKYES